Below is a window of Pelagibaculum spongiae DNA.
GCGACAACGATAGCTGAAAGTTTCTTTTGCATTGTAGTTACCTTTATTTTTGTTGCTTTTGGTAGCGACGCTTTTGATGCGTTCGCATTGTATTTTATGGGGCACTATAGCGGAAGGTTATAAAGTAGGCAATCTGGTTAGTGTTTCATACCTGCAATCACTGATTGTAGTGCTGGATTGTTTTTTTGTTTCGGTTGGTTGAAAAAAATTAAATTGTTATTGTTTTTAATTGTTGGATTTATTTAATTGATAGAGCACTATATGCAACAACTGTGACTAGCAATAAAGAAAACAGATAACGAATCCATCTCCCCCACTTCTGATGATTGAATATAGGCTGAAGTAATTTACCAATAGCGAGCCAAACTAAATCCATAGCGGTGGCAATCAAAAAGCATATGGTAATCGCAACAAGGGTTAGGTACGAATTGTCGGTTTCAATTATTTGGCTTTGAGAAAATATCGCAACAAACCCTGCGTAAGCTTTTGGATTTAATAAATAGAGAATGACACCGTTTTTAAAGCCGGGAGCGCTAGCTATTTTTTGACTGATATTGCTTTCAGTGGCTGTGCTAGATTTTGCAATTTTTACCGCTAAGTACAATAAATAAAACATACTGAACATTAACATGACTGATGAAAGAGAAGGGTGCTGAGCTAGCAATAGTGCAAGGCCGTATGCTGAACCAATCGCAATAATTAGCGTGCCAATCAGTATGCCGTAGAAAAAAGGCAGTGTTTTTTTGATGCCGAAAGAGGCACTGGTTGTGGCGAGTGTTAAAGGTGCTGGGCCAGGAGAACCAAACAGTAGCAAGGCGGTGATGGCCATGGGAATGAAATTGCTTAACATGCAGAATCCATATTGAAAGGTATTGTCTGGCAAGCTGAGTGGGGCTGTAATTGACCAGCTTTCCAATGACACTGCTAACAAAAATGGTTATTCAGTATGATAAACCAGATTAATGCAACGAATTAAATATGAAAAATAAAAGTTCTAATTGTTTCAGATATAAAAAAAGCGGCTAAGCCGCTCTTAAAATGCACTTTAAATTAAGCTTTTTTCAAATAAGCACTCACCAAAACAATCTGAGTACCATTCACCTTGCCTTCAATATGCAATGGATTATCGGTCAGAGAAATATTCTTTACCAATGTACCGCGTTTGGCGGTAAAGCCCGCACCTTTAACAGTTAGGTCTTTAATGAGTGTCACACTGTCGCCCGCTTGCAGGCGTGCGCCGTTGCTATCTTTAGTTGGCGTAGCGTTTTCATCTTCAAGGCCTGACTCGGCCCACTTTTGCATATCTTCATCTAGATACAGCATATCCAGTAGATCTTGTGCCCAACCTTCACCTTTGGCGACCAGTTGACGCAGTTGACGCCATGCCATGACCTGTACCGCTGGAACCTGACTCCACATGCTGTCATTCAGGCAGCGCCAATGGTTGCCGTCGATGCTTTCTGGGTTGCTGGTTTGTGCTTCACAGATGGCGCAAATAGCAACGTTATCATCTGCAGTGCCGTTGCCACCGCTGACTTCAATTTGGTTTAACGGAGTTTCTGCTGTGCATAATTCACAACGTCCTTCGCTACGTGCTTGCAAAGATGCTTCGATGCTCATGGAGTGTTTCCGGTCAGTTCTAAAATCTGCGGCGATTATGCCTACCTTTGCCAGAAATTGGAAAAAACACACTAACAGCAAGGTTAGGTGGTTAGAAATGAGTAAAGGTGTTTTTGACAATCGAATCAGGAATGCGATCACATAATAAATTTTTATATGCTGTTCAATTCATTTGAAATATTAATGCAAGATTAGGCAAATTTGATATGCTGCCAATATTGAGCGGTGAAAAGCTGTTAGTAAAAAGTTGCGCTGCTCAAACCATAACATTGATATAAAAATCTTCTTGCGATCTCGGAGTGCCCCATGAGAATCCTATTGCTAGCTGCTGCCGCCTTTTTGGTGAGTGCCTGTAATGAACAAACCCAACCGACACAGCAAGCTGAAACTGCTGCGGTGGTCAAGCCAGCAAAAACCTATAGCCTGACATTGGCGCAAACTTGGCCATCGTCTTTGCCTGTTTTAACCGACACCACTAAACGTTTTGCTGCAATGGCAGAGCAAATGTCTGCAGGTCGTTTGAAGGTTCGGGTTGATGCTTCTAATAAGCATAAAGCACCTTTAGGTATTTTCGATCTGGTGAAATCTGGTCAGTACGATTTAGGCCATTCCGCTTCTTATTATTGGAAAGGCAAGGATGTGAATACCTTGTTCTTTACTACCATGCCGTTTGGCATGATTGCCGCTGAACAGAACGCTTGGTTTGAATATGGTGGTGGCCAAGAGCTGATGAATAAGGTTTATGGTCGTCATGGTTTGCTGGCAGTTCCCGGCGGAAATACCGGCAACCAAATGGGTGGTTGGTTTAAAAAAGAAATCAATACGCCAGAAGATTTGCACGGTTTAAAAATGCGTATTCCGGGTTT
It encodes the following:
- a CDS encoding LysE family translocator, with protein sequence MLSNFIPMAITALLLFGSPGPAPLTLATTSASFGIKKTLPFFYGILIGTLIIAIGSAYGLALLLAQHPSLSSVMLMFSMFYLLYLAVKIAKSSTATESNISQKIASAPGFKNGVILYLLNPKAYAGFVAIFSQSQIIETDNSYLTLVAITICFLIATAMDLVWLAIGKLLQPIFNHQKWGRWIRYLFSLLLVTVVAYSALSIK
- a CDS encoding TRAP transporter substrate-binding protein, which produces MRILLLAAAAFLVSACNEQTQPTQQAETAAVVKPAKTYSLTLAQTWPSSLPVLTDTTKRFAAMAEQMSAGRLKVRVDASNKHKAPLGIFDLVKSGQYDLGHSASYYWKGKDVNTLFFTTMPFGMIAAEQNAWFEYGGGQELMNKVYGRHGLLAVPGGNTGNQMGGWFKKEINTPEDLHGLKMRIPGFAGEIMAKVGAKPTNIAPGELYTSLERKTIDALEWIGPAFDLSMGFHKIAPYYYTSWHEPGAESQFLVNKKKLASLPEDLQAILLSAMKLSGYQTLTQVTFKNGENWKIMKEEYPSIQIKTFPAPVMAVLKKANDELLAEMAAKDPLSKEIIESQQAFLKTSRQWTKISDQAFLNSNEDLVK
- a CDS encoding PhnA domain-containing protein; the protein is MSIEASLQARSEGRCELCTAETPLNQIEVSGGNGTADDNVAICAICEAQTSNPESIDGNHWRCLNDSMWSQVPAVQVMAWRQLRQLVAKGEGWAQDLLDMLYLDEDMQKWAESGLEDENATPTKDSNGARLQAGDSVTLIKDLTVKGAGFTAKRGTLVKNISLTDNPLHIEGKVNGTQIVLVSAYLKKA